The Lycium barbarum isolate Lr01 chromosome 9, ASM1917538v2, whole genome shotgun sequence genome has a segment encoding these proteins:
- the LOC132611959 gene encoding uncharacterized protein LOC132611959, producing MNAHQILDNGTDDDEDDADQTEPIGAFNALVCSISNAVEGTSAGLCKKKDPSSTAKKGKTKAGNGPPPRREKTLMFIDLRVNGKPIKAMIDTGATHNYLATTEVERLGLVVGKGKGRVKAINSPPQLVGGIAKRVPVKMGPYEGKFDLRVVIIDDFELIVGLEFMRQTNIIPIPYADVLLMMRANGAKPCIVPCTTIKMASGNISELQLKKGVHRQEPTFLATLCIEEIERSSSPIPMPVKELMKEFEDVMPQDMPKRLPPRRTVDHEIELVPGAKPPARASYRMSQPELTELRR from the coding sequence ATGAACGCCCATCAAATTCTGGATAATGGGACGGACGATGATGAGGATGATGCGGATCAGACCGAACCAATAGGTGCCTTCAATGCACTTGTTTGTTCCATTTCCAATGCTGTAGAGGGCACCAGTGCCGGCCTATGCAAAAAGAAAGACCCAAGCTCAACTGCCAAGAAGGGAAAGACAAAGGCAGGCAACGGGCCTCCTCCCAGAAGGGAGAAGACCCTGATGTTTATCGACTTGAGAGTAAATGGCAAACCTATTAAGGCCATGATAGACACAGGTGCTACGCATAACTATCTGGCCACCACAGAAGTAGAACGCCTTGGCCTAGTTGTTGGGAAGGGTAAGGGTCGTGTCAAAGCTATCAACTCACCACCCCAATTGGTGGGTGGAATAGCCAAAAGAGTACCGGTAAAGATGGGTCCTTATGAAGGCAAGTTCGACTTGCGGGTAGTGATCATTGACGACTTCGAATTGATAGTGGGGTTGGAATTCATGAGACAAACTAACATCATTCCCATACCCTACGCAGATGTACTTCTGATGATGAGAGCAAACGGGGCCAAACCCTGCATTGTCCCATGCACAACCATAAAGATGGCCTCAGGAAATATCTCTGAATTGCAGCTGAAGAAGGGGGTCCATCGACAAGAACCCACGTTCCTAGCTACCCTTTGCATTGAAGAGATTGAGCGTTCTTCGAGCCCAATTCCAATGCCTGTGAAAGAGCTCATGAAGGAGTTTGAGGATGTCATGCCGCAAGATATGCCGAAGCGACTCCCGCCTAGGCGGACGGTCGATCATGAAATTGAATTGGTACCGGGTGCGAAGCCACCTGCCCGAGCATCCTACAGAATGTCACAACCCGAGCTCACCGAGCTTCGGAGATAG